The following nucleotide sequence is from Spirochaetaceae bacterium.
CTGCAGGGAGTACCGGACCTTGCCGGCTTGGCGCGTATCGACGACCTTGGCGGCGTGACGCAGAAGATCTTCCGCCGCGGGCCGGCGGGAGCTGGCGTGCCGGTCACGGTCTGGGGGACGTAGCGCCAAGCGCGACGTCGCTGGTTGGCTACCAACTCCAGTACGCTCCACGCCGGGAATGGTGCATGACGGGTGTGACTGACGGTTGACTGACGACACGCGCGCGCCCTTGCAGGCGTCGTATGAGCGCTGTATATTCGTCATATGGCGCGCGCATCCTCTAAACAGTCCGCGACTCTTCAAGCATATGCTGACCCGGCCGAGATGCCGGCGAGCGAAGCCACGCGCGTCGCGATGCTCCTGGCTATCGACGAGCCGGACATACGGAGTGACGTACAGCTCGCGCGGCTGGTCGCCGGCGGTTTGCTTCCGGCATCGGCCGTCGCCCTGGCCGAGGTGCTTGGGCAGCATCGGGTGGTTGGACCGGTAGTCCCCGAGGCAACGCTCCGGCGAGTGCGCAGAGGCAGGAAAGTGCTGTCCAGACAGCATAGCGAACGACTCTATGAACTGGGACGCGTCGTCGATGCAGTCAGCCGCGCCTACCACGGAGACCGGGACGCAATCGAAGCGTTCCTGAGCCGTCCACACCCATTGCTCGAAGGCGAGACGCCGTTCGACATGGTGCGCTCCAGCTCGGCAGGTGCGGAAGCGGTTCTGAATCTCATTCGTCGGGCGGAGGCCGGCGTGGCTGTTTGGCGAAACCGCGAACGCTCCCGCGGACGATGCGTGCCTATCGGATCGGCGATCCTGCTGGCCGGTTTCCGGTGTGGAGCACGGCAGGCGCCAGACGCGTGTCCGGCCGGTGGCACGAGGCCGGCGCCGAAGTAATCTACGCCTCCGAATCCTATTCGACAGCCATGTTGGAGACGCTCGCCCATTGGAACGGAGCGCCGCCGCCGAACCAGCACTTCGTCGAGATCACGATACCTACGGGCACCAGCCATGAGGTGGTAACGGCCGATCTCGTTCGCGATTGGTCCCATCCGGACGGGGAGGCGGCCCGCCGCTTCGGTCGCGCGTGGTATGCCGACATCCGAAGTACACTCCTGATCGTCCCGTCGGTCGTGGCACGTATGGAGCGCAACATAGTCATCAACACGCGGCATGCAGATTTCGATCGCTTGACGGTCGGTCTGGAAACCCCCGTCTGGTGGGACCAGCGCCTCTTTCGCGACTCCGACTGACCGCGTAGCTGCCGGACGAGCACCTCTTGTACTGGTTGCGGGGTTGCGGTGGGCCGAGCTGGAGGGAGCCTCGGAACACCTGGTCGATACCGCGCTGGAGTGCCGGGACGAGGAGCACTACCTGCAACTGCTCTTGACGAAACGCGTTTGACACCTGGCCTCGTCCATGCCATGGTTGCGCGAAGCGGGCCGATGCGTATGACCTGAGCCCATGATCCCATGAGGCACCCGCCACGCGCACGACGATTTGTGATTGCCGTCGCTGTTTGGCCGCCTGCGTTGCGGGCGCGAGAGTGGCAGGGAGCGGCAACTCACCACGGCAGAACTCTCAACACACAGAGAATCGAGGAGTGATCAATATGGATCTTCCAAGAATCGCACCCACCTTCGTGTGTGTGCTCGTGCTCGGCTTGGCCGCAACCGGCCTGTGGGCGGCTGCGGCGGAAGAGGAGCCGGCCGCGGCGATGGAGAAGGAAATGGTGCGCGACCCGGCCACCGGCGAGATGGTCAGCGCGCCCGAGTACGGCGGGACCTTGACCTATGCCACCGGCGGCGCCGCTCCGGCGAATGCTGACACCCACTTCCTCCATGTCCAGGCAATGGTCACCGGCGCCACCACGGAGAA
It contains:
- a CDS encoding RES domain-containing protein, with the translated sequence MRAYRIGDPAGRFPVWSTAGARRVSGRWHEAGAEVIYASESYSTAMLETLAHWNGAPPPNQHFVEITIPTGTSHEVVTADLVRDWSHPDGEAARRFGRAWYADIRSTLLIVPSVVARMERNIVINTRHADFDRLTVGLETPVWWDQRLFRDSD